The Paraburkholderia largidicola DNA segment TACAGCGCGAACTTCATGCGCATGATGTTCTCGAACCCGTGCGAAGAGTACCAGGTCAACGAAGTGCTGGTCCGCGCACTCGACCGTATCCTGATCCTGCACGCCGACCACGAGCAGAACGCATCGACGTCGACGGTTCGTCTGGCGGGTTCGTCGGGCGCGAATCCGTTCGCGTGTATCGCGGCCGGTATCGCATGTCTGTGGGGCCCGGCGCACGGCGGCGCGAACGAAGCCGCGCTGAACATGCTGGAAGAAATCGGCTCGGTCGACAACATCCCTGAGTTCATCAAGCAGGTGAAGGACAAGAACTCGGGCGTGAAGCTGATGGGCTTCGGTCACCGCGTCTACAAGAACTACGATCCGCGTGCGAAGCTGATGCGCGAAACGTGCTACGAAGTGCTGAACGAACTGGGCCTGCACGACGACCCGCTGTTCAAGCTCGCCATGGCACTGGAAAAGATCGCGCTGGAAGACGAATACTTCGTGTCGCGCAAGCTGTACCCGAACGTCGACTTCTACTCGGGTATCGTGCAGCGCGCGCTGGGCATCCCGACGTCGATGTTCACGTGTATCTTCGCGATGGCACGTACGGTCGGCTGGATCGCACAGTGGAATGAAATGATCGGCGATCCTGAGCAGAAGATTGGCCGTCCGCGTCAGCTGTTCATCGGCGAGACGCCGCGCGAAGCAAAGCCGATCGCTCAGCGCTAAGCGACGGGCGCGTTAGCGCTCTACGCTGGCACCAGACGCATCGCGTGAAACACCCCAACGGTTCGCCGTTGGGGTGTTTTGTTTTTATATGCCGTTCGGTCAGGTCAGGGCGCACTTGACCGGCGGTGGTCAAAAGGCAATAATGAAGCCTCAAAACTACGTACCAGCGGGTGCGAAAAACGTAGCGCCGCCCGGCAAGCCGGGTCCCACCAGGAGTGGGAGTTTTGTCGAACGACAGATAGAGAATCCCGCATGCAACGGCCACCTCAGGTGGCCGTTTGTTTTTCTGCGGACCTATCCACGAATCCTTTTGCCAAGGTACGTCGCACGCAGTAGTGTCGCGAAGCCGACTTTACCGGCCTTTTCCTGACGCCTCGTCAGCCCGTTGTCCAGCACGTAGGCCGACTGGATGCGCAACACGATGCGTCGTTTGCGGCTCCGGTCTCGTTCCGCTTCGAAGAAAACGGCGTAAAGCGACGTCGTGCCGTCTTCGTTCAGCTGTTCGAGCGTAACGAAGTTGGGTTGTTTCTCGTTGGCAATCGTAATGCGCCGGAACGGCAATTGAACGACGATGTCTCGTAGATACCCGCGTGAAAGTTCGTAGCGCTGCGGGTCGAGTACGCGACGCTCCTTGCCATCATCGTAGATTTCATCCGCAGGTATCAGATGAGTTGCACGCGCGTCCCATCGGAAGCTACGGGAAAAGCAGTGGCAAGAGAAAAGTACGAGTACGGTCATGTCTCCGCCTAATCCCAGATCGATCTTGAATGTGAAGGCATCGAGATGATTGAGACTCCACTTGGTTCCACGATAGCTCACCCCTGAGAATCGATGTCCAGGTTGAGGCGGTGAATCGACGATCGAATATTCGACTTGCGACATCGTTTGCATGGTTAGGGTGACTAATCATGCTATGGCGAACGCTGGAGTGGCCGCTATACGCCGTTCGGCCGACTGCCGCGTGTTTTCTCGCTACCTCGTCGCAGGACGTACTTTACGCACGTTCCCCCGTTCCAACGCCAGTTGCCGAGCTTCCGGCGCAGCGGAGGCACGCCCGGTTATCCATCCGATCATTTCGCAACGGGCGCAGACACGCACCTCGGGTAGTACCGATACAGGTATCGGCACTACCACCCAACTCCATGTTTTTTATCGGTTTTCTCGATATCTGGTAGTCCTGGAAAGTCAACTGCGTGGCATAATTGACCGGACACGAACTGCCCGATGTCATTACTATCCCCCGCATACCATGGCACAGACTCTCTACGACAAATTGTGGAACACACACGTGGTCCACACGGAAGAAGATGGCACGACGATTCTCTATATCGACCGTCAACTGCTGCATGAAGTGACCAGCCCGCAGGCATTCGAAGGGCTGAAGCTCTCGGAGCGCCCGGTGTGGCGCATCAGCGCGAATCTGGCGGTGTCGGATCACAACGTGCCGACCACGGATCGCAGCCACGGCATCGCCGACCCCGTGTCGAAGCTGCAGGTCGATACGCTCGACGCGAACTGCGACGCATTCGGCATCACGCAGTTCAAGATGAACGACATGCGTCAGGGCATCGTTCACATCATCGGGCCGGAACAGGGCGCGACGCTGCCGGGCATGACGATCGTTTGCGGCGACTCGCATACGTCGACGCACGGTGCGTTCGGCGCGCTGGCGCACGGCATCGGCACGTCGGAAGTCGAGCACGTGCTCGCCACGCAGACGCTTCTGCAGAAGAAGAGCAAGAACATGCTGGTCAAGGTCGAAGGCCAGTTGCCGCGCGGCTGCACCGCGAAGGACATCGTGCTCGCGATCATCGGCAAGATCGGCACGGCGGGCGGCACGGGCTACGCAATCGAATTCGGCGGCTCGACCATTCGCGCGCTGTCGATGGAAGGCCGCATGACCGTCTGCAATATGGCGATCGAAGCGGGCGCGCGCGCCGGCATGGTCGCCGTCGACGACACGACCGTCGACTACCTGAAGGGCCGTCCCTTCTCGCCGCAGGGCGTGGAATGGGACCAGGCCGTCGAATACTGGAAGCAGTTCAAGACCGATGCGGGCGCGCATTTCGATCGCGTGGTCGAACTGAACGCTGCCGAAATCGTGCCGCAGGTCACGTGGGGCACGTCGCCGGAAATGGTCACGTCCGTCGACGCACGCGTGCCGGATCCGGAGAAGGAAAAGGACCCGGTCAAGCGCGACGCGATGGAGCGCGCGCTGCAGTACATGGCGCTCGAACCGAATCTCCCCATCGAATCGATCAAGCCGGACAAGATTTTCATCGGCTCGTGCACGAACGCTCGTATCGAAGATCTGCGCGCGGCAGCGTGGGTCGTGAAGAAGCTCGGCCGCCGCGTGGCACCGAACATCCGTCTCGCGATGGTCGTGCCGGGCTCGGGCCTCGTGAAGGCGCAAGCCGAACGCGAAGGTCTCGACAAGGTCTTCACGGATGCGGGTTTCGAATGGCGTGAGCCGGGTTGCTCGATGTGCCTCGCCATGAACGCTGACCGGCTGGAGCCGGGCGAGCGCTGCGCATCCACGTCGAACCGCAATTTCGAAGGCCGTCAGGGCGCGGGCGGACGCACGCACCTCGTCAGCCCCGCCATGGCAGCGGCTGCCGCCATCGAAGGGCATTTCGTCGACATTCGCAAGCTGGGATGAACGCCACATGAACATCGATCGCATCGCACTTCTGCGCCGATTCGCACTCGCGACGCTAGCCGGGCTGCTGCTCGGACTCGCTGGGTGCAACACGGTGCATGGCTTTGGCGAAGACCTGCAGCATCTGGGCGGGTCGATCAGCGACAAGGCGGCAAAGTAAGCGGTTTTTGATTCGCCGGAGGGCGTGGGTGATGCGAATGTGCACCGCCGTCCGGCTTCGAACAGGCTAAAGCGTCATGGAAAAATTCATCGTACATACCGGCGTCGTGGCGCCGCTCGATCGCGAAAACGTCGACACTGACGCGATCATTCCGAAGCAGTTCCTGAAGTCGATCAAGCGCACGGGCTTCGGTCCCAACGCTTTCGACGAATGGCGTTATCTCGATCACGGCGAGCCAGGCCAGGACAACTCGAAGCGTCCGCTGAATCCGGATTTCGTGCTGAACCAGCCGCGCTATCAGGGCGCGTCCGTGCTGCTCGCGCGCCAGAACTTCGGCTGCGGCAGCTCGCGCGAGCACGCGCCGTGGGCGCTGCAACAGTACGGCTTCCGCGCGATCATCGCGCCGAGCTTTGCGGACATCTTCTATAACAACTGCTTCAAGAACGGTCTGCTGCCGATCGTGCTGACGGATGCGCAGGTCGACCATCTGTTCAACGAAACATTCGCGTTCAACGGCTTCCAGCTGACCGTCGATCTGGACAAGCAGGTCGTGCGCACGGCGGACGGCAGCGCCGAATATCCGTTCGAAGTCGCTGCGTTCCGCAAGTACTGCCTGCTGAACGGCTTCGACGACATCGGCCTCACGCTGCGTCACG contains these protein-coding regions:
- the gltA gene encoding citrate synthase produces the protein MTPSDVKATLSFSDNSPSVEMPIYKGTMGPDVIDIRKLYGQTGKFTYDPGFMSTASCNSAITYIDGDKGELLYRGFPIDNLAENADFLETCYALLKGELPNQAQKDEFVKTVTNHTMVHEQMQFFFRGFRRDAHPMAILVAAVGALSAFYHDSLDINNPRHREVSAIRMIAKLPTLVAMAYKYSIGQPFVYPQNNLSYSANFMRMMFSNPCEEYQVNEVLVRALDRILILHADHEQNASTSTVRLAGSSGANPFACIAAGIACLWGPAHGGANEAALNMLEEIGSVDNIPEFIKQVKDKNSGVKLMGFGHRVYKNYDPRAKLMRETCYEVLNELGLHDDPLFKLAMALEKIALEDEYFVSRKLYPNVDFYSGIVQRALGIPTSMFTCIFAMARTVGWIAQWNEMIGDPEQKIGRPRQLFIGETPREAKPIAQR
- the leuC gene encoding 3-isopropylmalate dehydratase large subunit; this translates as MAQTLYDKLWNTHVVHTEEDGTTILYIDRQLLHEVTSPQAFEGLKLSERPVWRISANLAVSDHNVPTTDRSHGIADPVSKLQVDTLDANCDAFGITQFKMNDMRQGIVHIIGPEQGATLPGMTIVCGDSHTSTHGAFGALAHGIGTSEVEHVLATQTLLQKKSKNMLVKVEGQLPRGCTAKDIVLAIIGKIGTAGGTGYAIEFGGSTIRALSMEGRMTVCNMAIEAGARAGMVAVDDTTVDYLKGRPFSPQGVEWDQAVEYWKQFKTDAGAHFDRVVELNAAEIVPQVTWGTSPEMVTSVDARVPDPEKEKDPVKRDAMERALQYMALEPNLPIESIKPDKIFIGSCTNARIEDLRAAAWVVKKLGRRVAPNIRLAMVVPGSGLVKAQAEREGLDKVFTDAGFEWREPGCSMCLAMNADRLEPGERCASTSNRNFEGRQGAGGRTHLVSPAMAAAAAIEGHFVDIRKLG
- a CDS encoding entericidin A/B family lipoprotein yields the protein MNIDRIALLRRFALATLAGLLLGLAGCNTVHGFGEDLQHLGGSISDKAAK
- the leuD gene encoding 3-isopropylmalate dehydratase small subunit, which encodes MEKFIVHTGVVAPLDRENVDTDAIIPKQFLKSIKRTGFGPNAFDEWRYLDHGEPGQDNSKRPLNPDFVLNQPRYQGASVLLARQNFGCGSSREHAPWALQQYGFRAIIAPSFADIFYNNCFKNGLLPIVLTDAQVDHLFNETFAFNGFQLTVDLDKQVVRTADGSAEYPFEVAAFRKYCLLNGFDDIGLTLRHADKIRQYEAERIAKQPWLNNRLVR